A region from the Mycolicibacterium litorale genome encodes:
- a CDS encoding cupin domain-containing protein, whose protein sequence is MSLVVPPYPPPRYTEDEPEVSAWLKRGDEPPDYESFGLVKYHYLANQQATNGDYGLYRVEIAPQGGGPGPHFHRAMSEAFFVLSGTIRLYDGTHWVDGNRNDFLYVPPGGVHGFRNEADEPAAILMLFAPGAPREHYFEGMAQLGEMTDEERREWFVKNDNYFVE, encoded by the coding sequence GTGTCCCTGGTCGTGCCGCCCTATCCGCCGCCGCGCTACACCGAGGACGAACCGGAGGTCAGCGCGTGGCTCAAACGCGGTGACGAACCGCCGGACTACGAGTCCTTCGGGCTGGTGAAGTACCACTACCTGGCCAACCAGCAGGCCACGAACGGCGACTACGGCCTCTACCGCGTCGAGATCGCCCCGCAAGGCGGCGGACCGGGCCCGCACTTCCACCGCGCCATGAGCGAGGCGTTCTTCGTGCTCTCCGGCACGATCCGGCTCTACGACGGCACCCACTGGGTCGATGGCAACCGCAACGACTTCCTCTACGTGCCGCCGGGCGGTGTCCACGGCTTTCGCAACGAGGCCGACGAACCCGCCGCCATCCTGATGCTGTTCGCGCCGGGGGCGCCGCGCGAGCACTACTTCGAAGGGATGGCGCAGCTCGGCGAGATGACCGACGAGGAGCGCCGCGAGTGGTTCGTCAAGAACGACAACTACTTCGTCGAGTGA
- a CDS encoding SDR family NAD(P)-dependent oxidoreductase: MSKWTTADIPSQSGRTAVVTGANTGLGLATAEALAAHGAHVVLAVRDTTKGTRAADQIRTAHPDAAVTVQSLDLGSLRSVRTAADELNAAFPRIDLLINNAGVMYPPKQTTEDGFELAFGTNHLGHFALTGLLLQNVLAAPKARVVTVSSQGHRIQAAIHFDDLQWERRYSRVGAYGQSKLANLLFTHELQRRLDSRDTIAVAAHPGVSNTELMRHLHLPSAVNPLVGLLTQSASMGALPTLRAATDPTVRGGQYYGPSGLGEIRGYPELVESSAQSHDEALARRLWTVSEELTGVTFPL; this comes from the coding sequence ATGTCGAAGTGGACCACCGCCGACATCCCGAGCCAGTCCGGCCGCACCGCGGTCGTCACGGGCGCCAACACCGGCCTGGGCCTGGCCACCGCTGAAGCGCTGGCGGCGCACGGTGCCCACGTCGTCCTCGCGGTACGCGACACCACGAAGGGCACCCGGGCCGCCGACCAGATCAGGACGGCCCACCCCGACGCCGCGGTGACCGTGCAGAGCCTCGACCTCGGCTCGCTGCGCTCGGTCCGCACGGCCGCCGACGAACTCAACGCCGCCTTCCCGCGGATCGACCTGCTGATCAACAACGCCGGGGTGATGTACCCGCCGAAGCAGACGACCGAGGACGGGTTCGAGCTCGCCTTCGGCACCAACCACCTCGGCCACTTCGCGCTCACCGGGCTGCTGCTCCAGAACGTGCTGGCGGCGCCGAAAGCGCGGGTCGTGACGGTCAGCAGCCAGGGCCACCGCATCCAGGCCGCGATCCACTTCGACGATCTGCAGTGGGAGCGCCGATACAGCCGCGTCGGCGCCTACGGACAGTCGAAGCTGGCCAATCTGTTGTTCACCCACGAGCTGCAGCGCCGCCTCGACTCCCGGGACACCATCGCGGTCGCCGCGCACCCCGGGGTGTCCAACACCGAACTGATGCGCCACCTGCATCTGCCGTCGGCCGTCAACCCGCTGGTCGGCCTCCTGACCCAGAGCGCGTCGATGGGGGCGCTGCCGACCCTGCGCGCCGCGACCGACCCCACCGTGCGGGGCGGCCAGTACTACGGGCCGAGCGGGTTGGGCGAGATCCGTGGCTATCCCGAGCTCGTCGAGTCGAGCGCGCAGTCGCACGACGAGGCGCTGGCGCGCCGGCTGTGGACGGTGTCCGAAGAGCTCACCGGAGTGACATTCCCGCTCTAG
- a CDS encoding TetR/AcrR family transcriptional regulator produces the protein MAGNVSRVRPLRADAVRNRDRVLRVAYETFASEGLTVPVDEIARRAGVGAGTIYRHFPTKEALYAAVVEHRLQEMSDRGRQLLSSGDPGEALFAFLRAMVLEWGASDHVLIDALAGRGIDVHTVAPEADRAARAVLGELLAAGQRAGTVRTDLGVPELKAIMAGCQAIGVYEPDVAARATAVVTDGLRPPRAEG, from the coding sequence ATGGCCGGGAACGTCAGCCGGGTCCGACCGCTGCGCGCCGATGCGGTTCGCAACCGGGACCGCGTGCTGCGGGTCGCCTACGAGACGTTCGCGTCCGAGGGGCTGACCGTGCCGGTGGACGAGATCGCCCGGCGCGCCGGCGTCGGTGCCGGCACGATCTACCGGCACTTCCCGACGAAGGAGGCGCTCTACGCGGCGGTCGTCGAACACCGGCTGCAGGAGATGTCCGACCGTGGCAGGCAGCTGCTGTCGTCCGGTGACCCCGGTGAGGCGTTGTTCGCGTTCCTGCGGGCGATGGTGCTGGAGTGGGGCGCCTCCGACCACGTCCTCATCGACGCGCTGGCGGGCCGGGGGATCGACGTCCACACCGTCGCCCCCGAGGCGGACCGCGCCGCACGGGCGGTGCTGGGCGAGCTGCTGGCCGCGGGTCAGCGGGCGGGTACGGTTCGAACCGATCTCGGTGTGCCCGAGCTCAAGGCGATCATGGCGGGTTGTCAGGCCATCGGCGTGTACGAGCCGGATGTCGCCGCGCGCGCGACGGCCGTGGTGACGGACGGTTTGCGTCCTCCGCGCGCGGAGGGGTGA
- the groL gene encoding chaperonin GroEL (60 kDa chaperone family; promotes refolding of misfolded polypeptides especially under stressful conditions; forms two stacked rings of heptamers to form a barrel-shaped 14mer; ends can be capped by GroES; misfolded proteins enter the barrel where they are refolded when GroES binds), with the protein MAKTIAYDEEARRGLERGLNSLADAVKVTLGPKGRNVVLEKKWGAPTITNDGVSIAKEIELEDPYEKIGAELVKEVAKKTDDVAGDGTTTATVLAQALVREGLRNVAAGANPLGLKRGIEKAVEKVTETLLKSAKEVETKEQIAATAGISAGDQSIGDLIAEAMDKVGNEGVITVEESNTFGLQLELTEGMRFDKGYISGYFVTDAERQEAVLEDPYILLVSSKVSTVKDLLPLLEKVIQSGKPLLIIAEDVEGEALSTLVVNKIRGTFKSVAVKAPGFGDRRKAMLQDMAILTGGQVISEEVGLSLETADVSLLGRARKVVVTKDETTIVEGAGDAEAIQGRVAQIRAEIENSDSDYDREKLQERLAKLAGGVAVIKAGAATEVELKERKHRIEDAVRNAKAAVEEGIVAGGGVALLQAAPSLEELKLSGDEATGANIVRVALEAPLKQIAFNGGLEPGVVAEKVRNADKGTGLNAATGEYEDLLAAGVADPVKVTRSALQNAASIAALFLTTEAVVADKPEKAAAPAGDPTGGMGGMDF; encoded by the coding sequence ATGGCCAAGACAATTGCGTACGACGAAGAGGCCCGTCGCGGCCTCGAGCGGGGCCTCAACAGCCTCGCCGACGCGGTAAAGGTGACGTTGGGCCCCAAGGGTCGCAACGTCGTCCTGGAGAAGAAGTGGGGCGCCCCCACGATCACCAACGATGGTGTGTCCATCGCCAAGGAGATCGAGCTGGAGGACCCGTACGAGAAGATCGGCGCCGAGCTGGTCAAAGAGGTCGCCAAGAAGACCGACGACGTCGCGGGTGACGGCACCACCACCGCGACCGTGCTCGCCCAGGCGCTCGTGCGTGAGGGTCTGCGCAACGTGGCCGCCGGCGCCAACCCGCTGGGCCTGAAGCGCGGCATCGAGAAGGCCGTCGAGAAGGTCACCGAGACGCTGCTGAAGTCGGCCAAAGAGGTCGAGACGAAGGAGCAGATCGCGGCGACCGCCGGCATCTCCGCCGGTGACCAGTCCATCGGCGACCTGATCGCCGAGGCCATGGACAAGGTCGGCAACGAGGGCGTCATCACGGTCGAGGAGTCCAACACCTTCGGCCTTCAGCTCGAGCTCACCGAGGGTATGCGCTTCGACAAGGGCTACATCTCGGGTTACTTCGTGACCGACGCCGAGCGTCAGGAAGCGGTCCTCGAGGATCCGTACATCCTGCTCGTGTCGTCGAAGGTCTCGACCGTCAAGGACCTGCTGCCGTTGCTGGAGAAGGTCATCCAGTCCGGCAAGCCGCTGCTGATCATCGCCGAGGACGTCGAGGGCGAAGCCCTGTCGACCCTGGTGGTCAACAAGATCCGCGGCACCTTCAAGTCCGTCGCCGTCAAGGCTCCGGGCTTCGGTGACCGCCGCAAGGCGATGCTGCAGGACATGGCGATCCTCACCGGTGGCCAGGTCATCAGCGAAGAGGTCGGCCTGTCCCTGGAGACCGCCGACGTCTCGCTGCTGGGCCGCGCCCGCAAGGTCGTCGTGACCAAGGACGAGACCACGATCGTCGAGGGTGCCGGTGACGCCGAGGCCATCCAGGGCCGCGTCGCGCAGATCCGCGCCGAGATCGAGAACAGCGACTCCGACTACGACCGCGAGAAGCTGCAGGAGCGCCTGGCCAAGCTGGCCGGCGGTGTTGCGGTGATCAAGGCCGGCGCCGCCACCGAGGTGGAGCTCAAGGAGCGCAAGCACCGCATCGAGGATGCCGTGCGCAACGCCAAGGCCGCCGTCGAGGAGGGCATCGTCGCCGGTGGCGGCGTGGCCCTGCTGCAGGCCGCCCCGTCGCTCGAGGAGCTCAAGCTCTCCGGTGACGAGGCCACCGGTGCCAACATCGTGCGCGTCGCGCTCGAGGCTCCGCTGAAGCAGATCGCCTTCAACGGTGGTCTGGAGCCGGGCGTCGTGGCCGAGAAGGTCCGCAACGCCGACAAGGGCACCGGCCTGAACGCCGCGACCGGTGAGTACGAGGATCTGCTCGCCGCCGGCGTGGCCGACCCGGTGAAGGTGACCCGCTCGGCGCTGCAGAACGCAGCCTCGATCGCGGCGCTGTTCCTCACCACCGAGGCCGTCGTCGCCGACAAGCCGGAGAAGGCCGCCGCACCCGCCGGCGACCCGACCGGTGGCATGGGCGGTATGGACTTCTGA
- a CDS encoding 3-oxoacyl-ACP reductase family protein: MTGPLEARRAMVTGGSRGIGAEIVRRLATDGAAVAFTYGASAVEAKRLAAEVGADGGTAIGIHADSAQPDEVIRSVDEAVSELGGIDILVNNAGVAHVDNIDTFPMDQFERLFAINVRAMFTAVQRALLHMGGDGRIINIGSINADRVPSPGLAVYAMTKGAVAGLTRGLARELGPRGITVNNVQPGPIATDMNPEQGEFADISRQVMALGRYGRPSDIASVVSYLARPETAYITGAHWNVDGGFTV, encoded by the coding sequence ATGACCGGACCGTTAGAGGCGAGGCGAGCGATGGTGACGGGCGGCTCTCGTGGCATCGGCGCGGAGATCGTGCGACGGCTAGCCACCGACGGCGCCGCGGTCGCGTTCACCTATGGAGCATCGGCGGTGGAAGCGAAGAGGCTGGCCGCCGAAGTCGGCGCCGACGGCGGGACCGCAATTGGGATTCATGCCGACAGCGCGCAACCCGATGAGGTGATCAGATCGGTCGACGAGGCGGTCTCGGAACTGGGAGGGATTGACATTCTGGTAAACAACGCGGGCGTAGCGCACGTCGACAACATCGATACCTTTCCCATGGATCAGTTCGAGCGCTTGTTTGCGATCAACGTACGAGCCATGTTCACCGCCGTTCAGCGGGCACTGCTGCATATGGGCGGTGACGGTCGCATCATCAACATCGGCAGCATCAACGCCGATCGCGTACCGAGCCCGGGCCTTGCCGTCTACGCCATGACGAAGGGAGCTGTTGCTGGGCTGACCCGTGGACTGGCTCGCGAGCTCGGGCCACGCGGAATCACCGTGAACAATGTCCAGCCGGGGCCGATTGCCACCGACATGAACCCCGAGCAAGGCGAATTCGCTGATATATCACGGCAAGTAATGGCGCTGGGTCGCTACGGTCGTCCGAGCGACATCGCGAGTGTGGTGAGCTATCTGGCACGGCCAGAAACCGCGTACATCACCGGTGCCCATTGGAATGTCGACGGCGGATTCACGGTCTAG
- a CDS encoding alpha/beta hydrolase: MTFRDIARHATTESIPTRHGPVIATVYHPVPAPYHPVPAPARPAVYVNVHGGGFVVGHPEQDDPWCRYLAAFGKVVVVNPDYVLAPRRRFPTQPEQIYDVVRWASDAARPWNGHKLCVGGQSAGGNLAAAAARLALENDGPRISLQVLHYATLDLVTATKDKESPLGRKALLKPWMGDVFDTAYIPDPAQRRHRLASPAWGANADDLAGIAPALVITAEYDRLRGEAVRYASKLEAVGALVAHHDVHGVDHGYNIMSNAKYITRNTYHLITTEVVRATTQID; the protein is encoded by the coding sequence GTGACGTTCCGCGACATCGCAAGGCACGCTACGACCGAGTCGATCCCAACTCGCCATGGGCCGGTAATCGCGACTGTCTATCACCCCGTACCCGCGCCCTATCACCCCGTACCCGCGCCGGCCAGACCGGCCGTGTATGTCAACGTCCACGGCGGCGGCTTCGTGGTAGGTCACCCGGAGCAGGACGACCCATGGTGTCGCTACCTCGCCGCATTCGGCAAGGTGGTTGTCGTCAACCCAGACTACGTCTTGGCCCCGCGGCGACGGTTCCCCACGCAACCAGAGCAGATCTACGATGTGGTGCGGTGGGCATCGGACGCTGCTCGACCCTGGAACGGCCACAAGCTGTGCGTCGGTGGACAAAGTGCCGGCGGAAACCTGGCGGCAGCAGCCGCGCGATTGGCGCTCGAGAATGACGGTCCACGCATCTCGTTGCAGGTGCTTCACTATGCCACACTGGATTTGGTGACCGCGACTAAAGACAAAGAATCGCCCCTCGGACGTAAAGCTCTACTCAAACCATGGATGGGTGACGTCTTCGACACTGCGTATATTCCCGATCCGGCACAGCGCCGGCACCGGTTGGCGTCACCGGCCTGGGGCGCGAATGCCGACGACCTCGCGGGCATCGCGCCCGCGCTCGTGATTACCGCCGAGTACGACCGCTTGCGCGGTGAAGCTGTGCGGTATGCCAGCAAGTTGGAGGCCGTTGGCGCGTTGGTGGCGCATCACGACGTACACGGAGTCGACCACGGCTACAACATCATGAGTAACGCCAAGTACATTACTCGAAACACCTATCACCTCATTACGACCGAGGTCGTGCGTGCGACAACCCAAATAGATTGA
- a CDS encoding class I SAM-dependent methyltransferase, giving the protein MSDQRRLSTAAQGYAVNDYPLGYTKQEFARLERQGSVFRDFTLDVLRRAGLAPGMRVLDIGCGVGDVSLLAADLVGPAGAVLGVDRSPESATVARQRAIAAAHAGQARFVVSEIDDFFDSDPDAAPFDAVIGRLVLMYQTDPAGTVRRLVEMLRSGGTVAFLEYAMPMYRSVPPVPLFDLNCQLAVATMARAGVEIDMGSKLANVLVDAGLPVPSAALGGYAGSGPDCLAYAYVTDVLRSVAPVGEHFELFTAAEIGLDTLTERMAAEAAERNAFLMLPPLVGVWARKP; this is encoded by the coding sequence ATGTCCGATCAACGTAGGTTAAGCACCGCAGCTCAGGGATATGCGGTCAACGACTACCCCCTCGGATACACCAAGCAAGAGTTCGCACGGCTCGAACGGCAGGGCTCCGTGTTCCGTGACTTCACTTTGGATGTACTGCGGCGTGCCGGTCTGGCACCGGGTATGCGTGTGCTGGACATCGGCTGCGGAGTCGGCGACGTATCCCTTCTGGCCGCCGACCTGGTAGGGCCAGCTGGCGCTGTGCTCGGCGTGGACCGGTCCCCTGAATCAGCTACGGTGGCCAGGCAACGGGCGATAGCGGCCGCTCACGCCGGGCAGGCGCGCTTCGTGGTTAGCGAGATCGACGACTTCTTCGACAGTGACCCCGACGCGGCGCCCTTCGACGCGGTAATCGGGCGTCTGGTGTTGATGTATCAGACCGATCCCGCCGGCACCGTTCGCCGGCTGGTCGAGATGCTGCGTTCAGGCGGCACGGTCGCTTTCCTGGAGTACGCGATGCCGATGTACCGCAGCGTTCCTCCAGTGCCGCTGTTCGATCTGAATTGCCAACTGGCGGTCGCGACTATGGCGCGGGCAGGTGTCGAGATCGATATGGGCAGCAAACTTGCCAATGTGTTGGTCGATGCCGGTTTGCCAGTGCCGTCGGCTGCCCTTGGCGGGTACGCCGGCAGCGGTCCGGACTGTCTGGCCTATGCCTACGTGACCGATGTTCTGCGCAGTGTCGCTCCCGTCGGGGAGCACTTCGAATTATTCACCGCGGCCGAAATCGGTTTGGACACCCTGACTGAACGGATGGCTGCCGAAGCGGCCGAACGAAACGCCTTCTTGATGCTTCCGCCCCTTGTGGGTGTTTGGGCGCGCAAACCCTGA
- a CDS encoding amino acid permease, protein MARRLRSVEQAIADTDEPGSRLRRDLTWWDLTVFGVSVVIGVGIFTITASTAGNITGPAIAVSFLIAATACGLAAMCYAEFASTVPVAGSAYTFSYIVFGELVAWIIGWDLILEVAVAAAVIADSWSGYLGTMLGLGRLTTHLGALQIDWGALSIIAAVTAILASGAKVSARVSLAITAVKVSVVLLVIIVGAFYINTANYFPFIPPAEPAGGETEQSLLSLVVGGGSSHYGWYGLLAGASIVFFAFIGFDIVATAAEETRRPQRDVPRGILASLVIVTVLYIAVVIVLTGMVKYTTLHAAGDNANLATAFAVNGVNWAAHIVALGALAGLTTVQIVVLFGQTRLVLAMSRDGLMPRWLSRTGRRRTPIRITVLGGMVVAVAASLFPIGMLDEMVNIGSLFAFTLVSGGVILLRRRRPDLPRGFRVPFMPLIPICSVTACVWLMLNLTALTWIRFVAWLGTGLIIYALYGRRRSALAHRIRQGGIESVRRADGEVS, encoded by the coding sequence ATGGCCCGACGATTGAGGTCGGTGGAGCAGGCGATCGCCGATACAGATGAACCGGGTTCCCGACTGCGGAGGGATCTGACGTGGTGGGATCTCACGGTTTTCGGCGTGTCGGTGGTTATCGGCGTCGGCATCTTCACCATCACCGCATCAACGGCTGGGAATATCACTGGGCCCGCGATCGCGGTGTCGTTCCTCATCGCAGCGACAGCCTGCGGTCTGGCGGCAATGTGCTATGCCGAATTCGCTTCCACCGTGCCGGTGGCCGGGAGCGCTTATACGTTCTCCTACATTGTCTTTGGAGAACTTGTCGCCTGGATTATCGGGTGGGACCTCATCTTGGAGGTCGCCGTCGCCGCCGCAGTGATCGCTGATAGTTGGTCCGGATACCTCGGTACGATGCTCGGACTCGGTCGACTGACCACGCACTTGGGGGCCTTGCAAATCGACTGGGGAGCATTGTCGATCATCGCGGCCGTCACGGCAATCTTGGCATCCGGGGCGAAGGTGTCAGCGAGAGTGAGTTTGGCGATCACTGCAGTCAAGGTGTCGGTCGTGTTGCTGGTGATTATCGTCGGCGCGTTCTACATCAACACCGCAAATTACTTCCCATTCATCCCACCGGCGGAACCCGCGGGTGGGGAGACCGAACAGTCGCTGCTTTCCTTGGTCGTCGGTGGTGGCAGCAGTCACTACGGTTGGTACGGCCTTCTGGCCGGCGCATCTATAGTGTTCTTCGCCTTCATCGGCTTCGACATCGTCGCCACCGCTGCAGAAGAGACCAGACGACCGCAGCGCGATGTTCCCCGTGGCATTTTGGCGTCGCTAGTGATCGTCACAGTGCTGTATATCGCCGTGGTTATCGTTCTAACCGGCATGGTGAAATACACCACGCTGCACGCGGCTGGCGACAATGCCAACCTGGCAACTGCTTTCGCGGTCAACGGGGTTAACTGGGCGGCCCACATCGTCGCACTTGGTGCACTAGCCGGCTTAACCACAGTCCAGATCGTGGTCTTATTCGGCCAGACGCGACTCGTGCTGGCGATGTCCCGCGACGGATTAATGCCGCGCTGGCTTTCCAGGACCGGCCGTCGCCGGACTCCCATACGCATCACGGTACTCGGCGGAATGGTTGTCGCGGTAGCCGCGTCACTGTTTCCGATCGGCATGCTCGACGAAATGGTCAACATCGGCTCGCTATTTGCATTCACACTGGTATCCGGTGGGGTCATCCTGCTACGCCGTCGCCGACCCGACCTGCCCCGTGGATTCCGAGTGCCGTTTATGCCGCTGATCCCAATCTGCTCTGTCACGGCATGTGTATGGCTAATGCTGAATCTAACCGCCTTGACATGGATCCGGTTCGTCGCATGGCTAGGTACAGGCCTGATTATCTATGCGCTGTACGGACGTCGACGATCCGCCCTTGCGCATCGCATCCGTCAGGGCGGCATCGAATCCGTGCGCAGGGCAGACGGTGAAGTGTCTTGA
- a CDS encoding nitroreductase family deazaflavin-dependent oxidoreductase encodes MSSDTRGLSFIERTVLLPVLSLHSLLYRRTNGRIGHRMPGMPPSLLLHTTGAKSGLPRTTTLTYARDGREYLVVASMGGAPTAPGWYHNLQRDPKVKINVGASRISVNAIPALPEDPDYERLWKIVNDNNANRYTAYQERTTRPIPVVRLVPAAT; translated from the coding sequence ATGAGTAGTGATACCCGTGGATTGTCCTTCATCGAACGAACGGTGTTGCTTCCTGTTCTTTCCCTGCATAGTTTGCTGTATCGGCGGACGAACGGCCGGATCGGGCATCGTATGCCAGGGATGCCCCCTAGCCTGCTGCTGCACACGACGGGCGCCAAGTCCGGGCTGCCGCGCACGACGACGCTGACCTACGCCCGGGACGGACGGGAGTACTTGGTGGTGGCGTCGATGGGCGGCGCGCCCACCGCTCCTGGCTGGTATCACAACTTGCAGAGAGACCCGAAGGTGAAGATCAACGTCGGCGCCTCGCGCATATCGGTTAACGCCATCCCCGCGCTTCCCGAAGACCCGGACTACGAGCGACTTTGGAAAATCGTCAACGACAACAACGCAAATCGTTACACGGCTTACCAGGAGCGCACGACGCGACCAATTCCCGTGGTGCGCCTGGTGCCCGCCGCTACGTAG
- a CDS encoding amidohydrolase family protein, translated as MLIDTHHHLVPPGSVALYVPPGQEKATYAGRVRSWKPREAIEQMDSAGIAAAITSVVAAVGMPERPQELARLVRSFNEFGAEVVRDHPQRFGFLAGVPLPNVDAALEEISYALDDLKADGLCVFSSHAGIRLGDPRVDPVIAELDARRAVVLVHPTGSPMLDQLVPGLGVGLTELAFETPRTIASLLFNGVFHRYPKVRYIFPHGGGALPMLTERWNILGRSDERYSEFVAGGVEKVLGRYHYDVATVATSAMHTAVRTFAPPQRLLFGTDYPLLPIDITGSALKNVGISPDELMDLSYRNALNLFPRFVDNS; from the coding sequence GTGCTGATCGACACTCACCACCATCTCGTGCCGCCGGGTTCTGTGGCCTTATACGTACCCCCCGGACAGGAGAAGGCGACGTATGCCGGACGTGTTCGGTCGTGGAAACCGCGGGAGGCAATCGAACAAATGGATTCCGCGGGTATCGCAGCAGCAATCACCTCGGTAGTCGCCGCTGTAGGTATGCCGGAGCGTCCGCAAGAGCTCGCGCGGTTGGTTCGTTCGTTCAACGAGTTCGGCGCCGAGGTCGTCCGCGACCACCCACAACGGTTCGGCTTCCTGGCCGGCGTACCGCTGCCAAACGTCGATGCGGCGCTGGAGGAAATCTCCTACGCGCTTGACGACCTCAAGGCGGACGGTCTCTGCGTGTTCTCCTCCCACGCCGGAATAAGGCTCGGCGACCCGAGGGTAGACCCGGTCATCGCCGAACTCGATGCCCGACGTGCTGTGGTATTGGTGCATCCCACGGGGTCACCGATGTTGGATCAGCTTGTGCCGGGGCTTGGCGTAGGGCTCACCGAGCTGGCGTTTGAGACCCCCCGCACGATTGCCAGCCTACTCTTTAACGGCGTATTCCACCGCTATCCAAAGGTCCGGTACATCTTCCCGCACGGCGGAGGTGCGCTGCCGATGCTGACCGAGCGGTGGAACATACTGGGACGCAGCGATGAGCGCTACTCTGAATTCGTGGCCGGTGGTGTCGAGAAAGTCCTTGGGAGATACCACTACGACGTAGCCACGGTAGCCACATCCGCGATGCACACTGCGGTGCGTACTTTCGCGCCACCCCAACGCCTCCTCTTCGGTACGGACTACCCGTTACTACCCATCGATATCACAGGAAGTGCGCTCAAGAACGTGGGCATCTCCCCCGATGAACTGATGGACCTGTCATATCGCAACGCGCTCAACCTGTTTCCGCGTTTCGTCGACAACTCCTAG
- a CDS encoding aldo/keto reductase — protein sequence MKYRTLGQTGIKVSPYCLGAMMFGSMGNPDHDESIRIIHKALDAGINFVDTADVYSGGESEVIVGKALKGRRDDVVLASKVHYPMGEDPNHRGNSRRWIVAAVEHSLRRLQTDHLDLYQIHRPDPTVDVEETLSALSDLIHSGKVRAIGSSTFPASDLVEAQWVAERRGLERFRTEQPPYSIVNRSIEREVLPVCQRYGIGTLVWSPLGQGLLTGRFRKGQQIDTHRSTMHGREHFADQRKLEVVEQLIPLAESAGLPMTHLAMAFAIAHPGVTSAIIGPRTAEQLDDLLASTNVTLDDEILDRIDQIAPPGTDAGPNDVAYTPPAISDVTLRRRPVAERSAA from the coding sequence ATGAAGTACCGCACGTTGGGTCAGACCGGAATCAAGGTCAGCCCATACTGCTTGGGAGCGATGATGTTTGGGTCCATGGGCAATCCTGATCACGATGAATCGATCCGAATCATCCACAAGGCGCTGGACGCAGGGATCAATTTTGTCGACACCGCCGACGTGTACTCCGGTGGTGAATCGGAGGTGATTGTCGGCAAGGCGCTCAAAGGGCGACGTGACGACGTTGTGCTCGCCAGCAAGGTGCACTACCCGATGGGCGAGGATCCGAATCACCGGGGAAACTCTCGACGCTGGATCGTTGCGGCGGTCGAGCATTCCCTGCGCCGCCTGCAGACCGATCACCTAGACCTCTATCAGATTCACCGCCCCGACCCGACGGTGGATGTGGAGGAGACGCTGTCGGCGTTGTCGGACTTGATACACAGCGGCAAGGTACGCGCGATCGGATCGTCGACCTTTCCAGCCTCGGACTTGGTCGAAGCGCAGTGGGTCGCCGAGCGGCGTGGTCTCGAGCGCTTCCGAACCGAGCAACCGCCGTACTCGATCGTCAACCGGAGCATCGAACGCGAGGTGCTGCCAGTCTGCCAGCGTTACGGTATCGGCACGCTGGTCTGGAGCCCACTGGGTCAGGGCCTGCTTACCGGCCGATTTCGCAAAGGCCAGCAAATCGACACTCACCGGTCAACGATGCATGGGCGGGAGCATTTTGCAGACCAGCGCAAGCTCGAGGTGGTCGAACAGCTCATTCCGCTCGCCGAGTCGGCCGGCCTGCCCATGACTCACCTCGCCATGGCATTCGCCATCGCCCACCCGGGCGTCACGTCGGCGATCATCGGGCCGCGCACCGCGGAACAGCTCGACGACCTCCTGGCTAGCACCAACGTCACACTGGACGATGAGATCCTGGATCGGATCGATCAGATCGCTCCACCTGGTACCGATGCCGGTCCCAACGATGTGGCCTATACACCTCCGGCAATCTCTGACGTAACTCTGCGCCGCCGACCTGTGGCGGAGCGGTCGGCCGCATGA